A section of the Flavobacterium ardleyense genome encodes:
- a CDS encoding DUF6603 domain-containing protein, translating into MGEVATTQATFDSKSITLDILAKFALALGKTKDALILDLKKKLPTEDTNDEGIPFIIEYLDSLIKFLGFDVGGTIPEEVKDVTAEIIFLTDKLTALIDAIGGSLDIFEFIDDQVGDGDADNLGGNVGAIIQNTVSLIKAFKKLGNIQLENQSAQWKKLVKESNLEKQLPKRLFDHIISVFLRNALEIFADDIRKLKSEISTLLTSSHDKIDQIISLLAEIILDSEKDFEESIKTVSKKLRAVLEILKEVLKDTISPKVEAVRDQLENLASVLKIEEFFKRVYTILDFMQVISKEKVQIFAAVPAVAGVTLSTEIYVIHWDRFEEMAKNPINYYKTRYPIKNREDAENLLKRILIVARAFGLDFIDFESIKDFFIGVLEKMEKWILESLDNTLKEQVENIILVIKSFLIMLERIAMEASAILKLELSTLLSEVNKEIGDIYDLMLDSSIAATKLIDRLGSEFSDKKKKFFKDIQTVKILNKAQLSTSFEKILLPVILQKTKEYKNFGTITEEEWKELLAKIANNFSTVLTDTEQELRSFSHLTFADEMENELKAEFVKQTKNIPHDLGELTNKILNNPSSLAPNALISNFDLINYFKIISEKIKETAAPLNPETYYDKFISTSLQGLREIVNQSNSTAASFKGVVTGTDLKVLETSFIAFFSEVLISTWKALAKEIIDSYLRPFIHVIEAIMKGKLQELLVLILDRIKDEVRTIKILIEEIPAIYKNFANTVFPIILDVSQEGINKWQDGVDLAITLGRPLYELIDGIIASSASTKKDEHKAVLGGEIPPIPPQENSGASTLPSPSYRPTYSLDTNNKFLYINLYDTRKKEYSTSYFAAALTIFIADKEISAGVFETGIYMIPVLKGDLDKAFDLGQKHQIKFGLQAFLNNESATDPEKIKTAFQEGAIGVFFSHKYFQWLDDTGSIETSADITFSRKATAGPIDIIKSTYLDFSIKDFPQMISVGYKKSDFFFRYEGEAKEGTIVLKIREINSFFSELLSEDISAKFDVALLYDSSDGFKFDGAASLKVDFNPNIKIADFFTLNKIGLLIGPGDTEDSSISAMITTSFTVDVAVVKFSVANLKIGANVNYLKADGSLGDFEFSPTFGFPTGMAVFIDASAVKGTGIIAYDPEKEEFLGVLYLKILEKVEVKALALLTMKMPDEGKGFSFVGLISVYFTPGIQLGMGFSLTGLGGAIGLNRGIDKDVMQDGVRKGEVTSVFFVEDVEEHMDTMLTQIGSYFPIKRDQFFFGILARITYAEIIIVDFGLLIQAPSPTQVLIVGGLFINLPTKEKALVKINVYFDGGIDFDKGMWFNASLVNSELVKIQLFGDIAFRLNWGKNKGFLLSAGGFHPAFKPDASFNLGTLVRLGMKLDYKIVKLTFESYFAITSNTVQLGAQVDLKIGWDNVGLFGYFGFDCLFQFKPFHFIFDVRMGVEARWRSWKLLSINLEFSLSGPAKWNAKGQAKFKILFVSFKVNFNISWGNENVDTQIGYVSTYEMISTEYFKVENWTIISSDFQNQQVKLAERVPEETDIIMQPFDGIQFEQPMIPLGGDKGIQRYGEGIRPIDYSIIKITKVEIGTTKFLNLGETKYDFAPSLLFNLDDKQKLASPSYEKMANGIRIETKLKERLVSNVKVKKIDYVIEQDEISLTSVGYTRTNTQNGKRERILNAIIPHSTSSTITSLPKSISANRAFTNVSHRSENSFQRYASRIQKDLEERNSKKIDKILKSLEKSYVIVEKDKPPVSDSNNNRNKSRSYAKIKKDSERAIRDTPKLKGKIFIVRK; encoded by the coding sequence ATGGGAGAAGTAGCGACAACCCAAGCCACATTTGATTCAAAATCAATTACACTCGACATCCTTGCAAAATTTGCTCTTGCACTTGGTAAGACAAAGGATGCTCTGATTTTAGATCTCAAGAAGAAACTCCCTACTGAAGATACTAATGATGAGGGAATTCCATTTATTATAGAGTACTTAGATAGTCTGATTAAATTTTTAGGATTTGATGTAGGTGGTACTATTCCTGAGGAAGTTAAAGATGTAACTGCTGAAATTATATTCTTAACTGATAAATTGACCGCCCTGATAGATGCTATTGGTGGAAGTTTGGATATTTTTGAATTTATAGACGATCAGGTAGGTGATGGAGATGCTGATAATTTGGGCGGTAATGTTGGTGCTATTATTCAGAATACAGTTTCGTTAATCAAAGCTTTTAAGAAGTTAGGTAATATTCAATTAGAGAATCAATCGGCTCAGTGGAAAAAATTAGTTAAAGAAAGTAACCTCGAAAAACAACTTCCAAAAAGATTATTTGACCATATTATTTCAGTTTTTTTGCGAAATGCATTGGAAATATTTGCTGATGATATTCGAAAGTTAAAATCTGAAATTTCTACACTACTTACTAGTTCACATGATAAAATAGATCAAATAATAAGTCTATTAGCGGAAATAATTTTAGACAGTGAAAAAGATTTCGAAGAAAGCATCAAAACTGTTTCAAAAAAATTGAGAGCGGTATTGGAAATTTTGAAAGAAGTATTAAAAGATACTATTTCTCCAAAAGTAGAAGCAGTGAGAGATCAACTTGAAAATCTTGCCTCTGTTTTAAAAATTGAAGAATTCTTTAAGCGCGTCTATACCATTCTCGACTTTATGCAAGTGATAAGTAAGGAAAAGGTACAAATTTTCGCTGCAGTGCCGGCGGTCGCGGGTGTTACTCTCAGTACAGAAATTTACGTAATTCATTGGGATCGTTTTGAAGAGATGGCGAAGAATCCAATCAACTACTACAAAACCCGCTATCCTATAAAAAATCGTGAAGATGCAGAAAATTTACTGAAACGTATATTAATAGTAGCGCGAGCCTTTGGTTTAGACTTTATAGACTTCGAGTCAATCAAAGATTTCTTTATTGGGGTTTTGGAAAAAATGGAAAAGTGGATTTTAGAAAGTTTAGACAATACTTTAAAAGAGCAAGTCGAAAATATCATTCTCGTGATTAAGAGTTTTCTAATTATGCTTGAGCGTATTGCCATGGAAGCTTCTGCCATTCTGAAATTGGAATTATCTACACTATTGAGTGAAGTTAATAAAGAGATAGGTGACATTTACGATCTAATGTTAGATAGCAGTATTGCTGCAACTAAGTTAATAGATCGATTAGGAAGTGAATTCTCCGATAAAAAGAAAAAGTTTTTTAAAGATATTCAAACTGTAAAGATCTTAAACAAAGCCCAACTTAGTACGTCATTTGAAAAGATTTTGCTACCAGTTATTTTACAAAAAACGAAGGAATATAAAAACTTTGGTACTATTACTGAAGAAGAATGGAAGGAGTTACTTGCAAAAATAGCCAATAATTTTTCCACCGTTCTTACTGATACTGAACAAGAATTAAGAAGCTTTAGTCATCTGACATTTGCAGATGAAATGGAAAACGAATTAAAGGCTGAATTTGTAAAGCAAACTAAAAATATTCCTCACGACTTGGGTGAGTTAACAAATAAAATACTGAACAATCCTTCTAGTCTGGCACCAAATGCCCTTATTTCTAATTTTGATTTAATCAACTACTTTAAAATTATTTCAGAAAAAATAAAGGAAACTGCTGCTCCTTTAAATCCTGAAACCTATTATGATAAATTTATTTCTACCAGTTTACAAGGTCTTCGTGAAATTGTAAATCAATCAAATAGTACGGCGGCTAGTTTTAAAGGTGTTGTGACAGGTACAGACTTGAAGGTGCTTGAAACAAGCTTTATTGCATTTTTTTCAGAGGTTTTAATAAGTACCTGGAAAGCACTTGCCAAGGAAATTATTGATTCTTACCTCAGACCATTTATCCATGTGATAGAGGCGATAATGAAAGGTAAGCTGCAAGAACTTTTAGTTTTAATATTGGATAGGATTAAAGATGAAGTAAGAACTATCAAAATTCTTATAGAGGAAATCCCAGCGATTTATAAAAATTTTGCAAATACTGTTTTTCCAATTATTCTAGATGTAAGTCAAGAGGGGATAAATAAATGGCAGGACGGCGTAGATCTTGCAATTACATTAGGAAGGCCTCTGTATGAGTTAATTGACGGTATTATTGCAAGTTCTGCATCTACTAAGAAAGACGAACACAAGGCTGTATTGGGAGGCGAAATTCCTCCAATTCCACCACAAGAAAATTCGGGAGCAAGTACTCTTCCATCGCCCTCATACCGCCCTACTTATTCATTAGATACTAATAATAAATTTCTATATATTAACTTATACGATACTAGAAAAAAAGAATATTCGACAAGCTATTTCGCGGCCGCCCTCACAATTTTTATTGCTGACAAAGAGATCAGTGCAGGAGTGTTTGAAACGGGAATTTATATGATTCCCGTGCTAAAAGGTGACTTAGATAAAGCATTTGACCTTGGTCAAAAGCATCAGATTAAATTTGGCCTTCAAGCATTTTTAAATAATGAAAGCGCCACTGATCCAGAGAAGATTAAGACCGCATTTCAAGAGGGTGCCATAGGTGTATTTTTCTCACACAAGTATTTTCAGTGGCTTGACGATACCGGCAGTATTGAAACGAGCGCCGATATTACGTTTTCTAGAAAAGCAACTGCTGGACCTATTGATATTATCAAGAGCACTTATTTAGATTTTTCTATAAAAGACTTTCCTCAAATGATATCTGTAGGTTATAAGAAAAGTGATTTTTTCTTTCGATATGAGGGAGAGGCAAAGGAGGGAACGATTGTCTTGAAAATTAGAGAAATCAATTCTTTTTTTTCTGAATTGCTCTCTGAAGATATTAGTGCGAAGTTTGATGTTGCACTTCTATATGATAGTTCAGATGGATTCAAATTTGATGGAGCCGCATCATTAAAAGTCGACTTTAATCCTAACATTAAAATTGCAGACTTCTTCACATTAAATAAAATTGGTCTGCTTATCGGGCCTGGAGATACCGAAGACTCTTCGATCAGCGCGATGATTACTACTTCTTTTACCGTAGATGTAGCTGTAGTTAAATTTTCGGTCGCAAACTTAAAAATTGGTGCTAACGTAAATTACCTAAAGGCCGATGGCTCTTTAGGAGATTTCGAGTTTTCTCCAACATTTGGATTTCCAACAGGAATGGCAGTTTTTATTGATGCATCTGCCGTTAAAGGAACTGGGATAATTGCGTATGATCCAGAAAAAGAAGAATTTTTAGGCGTCTTATATCTTAAAATACTTGAAAAAGTAGAGGTAAAGGCGTTGGCTTTATTAACTATGAAAATGCCAGATGAAGGCAAAGGCTTTAGCTTCGTAGGATTAATAAGTGTTTATTTTACCCCGGGAATCCAGCTGGGTATGGGATTCTCGCTTACTGGTTTAGGTGGTGCGATCGGACTTAATCGAGGTATTGATAAAGATGTCATGCAAGATGGCGTTAGAAAGGGAGAAGTTACCAGTGTGTTTTTTGTAGAAGATGTAGAAGAACACATGGATACTATGCTAACTCAAATTGGTTCCTATTTTCCTATCAAACGTGATCAGTTCTTTTTTGGAATATTAGCTCGGATTACGTATGCTGAAATTATAATCGTTGACTTTGGGTTGTTAATACAAGCCCCAAGTCCTACACAAGTTTTAATTGTTGGTGGTCTTTTTATCAACCTTCCTACAAAAGAAAAAGCCCTAGTAAAAATCAATGTATATTTTGACGGAGGGATAGATTTTGATAAAGGAATGTGGTTTAATGCATCTCTGGTCAATTCGGAACTAGTGAAGATTCAATTATTTGGCGATATCGCTTTTAGACTTAATTGGGGTAAAAATAAAGGATTTTTACTTTCCGCGGGGGGATTCCATCCAGCGTTTAAACCAGACGCATCATTCAATTTAGGAACATTGGTCCGTTTAGGGATGAAATTAGATTATAAAATAGTCAAATTAACTTTTGAGAGCTATTTTGCAATCACTTCTAATACGGTTCAATTAGGCGCGCAAGTCGATTTAAAAATAGGATGGGATAACGTTGGATTATTCGGGTATTTCGGATTTGATTGTCTTTTCCAATTCAAACCATTTCATTTTATTTTCGATGTTAGAATGGGTGTGGAAGCTAGATGGAGAAGTTGGAAATTACTTTCAATTAATCTTGAATTCTCGCTTTCTGGTCCAGCAAAATGGAATGCGAAAGGCCAAGCAAAATTCAAAATTTTATTCGTTTCCTTTAAAGTTAACTTCAATATTTCTTGGGGTAACGAGAATGTAGATACTCAAATAGGGTATGTTTCAACTTATGAAATGATTAGCACTGAATACTTTAAAGTTGAAAATTGGACCATTATTTCATCAGATTTCCAAAACCAGCAAGTTAAATTGGCGGAGCGTGTTCCAGAAGAGACGGATATTATCATGCAACCATTTGATGGTATTCAGTTTGAGCAACCCATGATTCCCTTAGGCGGAGATAAAGGAATTCAACGTTACGGGGAAGGAATTAGACCAATTGATTATTCTATAATTAAAATTACCAAAGTTGAAATTGGAACCACTAAATTTTTAAATTTAGGTGAGACCAAATATGATTTTGCTCCTTCTTTATTGTTCAATCTAGATGATAAGCAAAAATTGGCAAGCCCTTCTTACGAGAAAATGGCTAATGGAATACGAATTGAGACGAAGCTTAAAGAACGCCTTGTATCTAATGTTAAAGTAAAGAAGATTGATTACGTAATAGAACAGGATGAAATATCTCTAACCTCTGTGGGATATACTCGTACCAATACACAAAATGGAAAAAGGGAGAGAATTTTAAACGCTATCATTCCACATTCTACATCATCGACTATCACCTCTTTGCCAAAAAGCATTTCTGCTAATAGAGCTTTTACAAATGTATCGCATCGATCAGAAAATAGTTTTCAGCGTTATGCGTCGAGAATACAGAAAGATTTAGAAGAAAGAAATAGTAAAAAAATCGACAAGATTTTAAAGAGCTTAGAGAAGTCCTACGTGATTGTAGAAAAGGATAAGCCACCAGTGAGTGACAGTAACAACAATCGTAATAAAAGCCGTAGTTACGCGAAAATTAAGAAGGATAGTGAAAGAGCAATTAGAGATACGCCAAAATTAAAAGGCAAAATCTTTATAGTAAGAAAGTAA